One window of Amaranthus tricolor cultivar Red isolate AtriRed21 chromosome 13, ASM2621246v1, whole genome shotgun sequence genomic DNA carries:
- the LOC130798623 gene encoding uncharacterized protein LOC130798623: MGIRADRKKYVMSVEFALQREFDYRQKLENQALKPCQFAQVSGSAANEIPRTTPPQPPPSPLHPNHGPIRGLQHPRSVHARPSPYPYPPPSTTPSQTPSAGPSCSAVQRRKAPVPLPDGVFTCKVCQIDCKTGFNLLNHYQGQKHKAKLRGLKGKEVASVAVSPVPKVNDSERRPYCDVCGIWCADEYTFRLHFNCTNHILKQYDNLIKTRVYS, from the exons atggGGATCCGAGCTGACAGGAAGAAGTATGTGATGTCAGTAGAGTTTGCTTTGCAAAGAGAGTTTGATTACAGGCAGAAGCTTGAAAATCAAGCTCTTAAGCCATGCCAGTTTGCACAG GTTTCAGGATCAGCTGCAAACGAAATTCCAAGAACTACACCGCCTCAACCTCCTCCGAGCCCGTTACACCCAAATCATGGGCCGATTCGTGGGCTGCAGCATCCTAGATCAGTACACGCAAGACCTTCACCTTATCCATATCCGCCTCCAAGCACAACGCCAAGTCAAACTCCAAGTGCTGGCCCATCTTGTTCGGCTGTACAGAGGAGGAAAGCCCCAGTACCTCTTCCAGATGGAGTTTTTACATGTAAAGTTTGTCAAATCGACTGCAAAACTGGGTTCAATCTGTTGAATCACTACCAGGGTCAAAAACACAAGGCCAAATTGCGAGGGTTGAAGGGGAAAGAAGTTGCGAGTGTAGCTGTAAGTCCAGTACCAAAAGTAAACGATAGCGAAAGGAGGCCCTACTGCGACGTGTGTGGGATCTGGTGCGCTGATGAGTACACTTTCCGTCTGCACTTCAACTGCACCAACCATATTCTCAAACAGTATGACAATCTTATCAAAACAAGGGTGTATTCCTGA
- the LOC130798210 gene encoding probable LRR receptor-like serine/threonine-protein kinase At1g74360, which yields MVEEDSDRLALQIYKIPLSFILLIIFSGAIIKADALTQEQGREREILMNLKSFLEVKNKVNRGNYTKWNQFTSDHCDWSGVSCDPVSGQVTGIDLSSSSLNGEISGNFSGLSELKFLDLSGNTLSMIPDDLGGCKNLKILNVSHNMISGELNFTGFSSLEVLDLSMNKIGGEIQVSFPAICSKLRVLNISTNNFTGSIDGCFDGCPNLEYIDLSANNFTGKIWSGFSKLKGFDIGENQFSGSFPSWYFNQNCSLEILDLSENNFNGEFPDEISNCKNLSDLILGGNNFTGSVPETLGSISGLKVLILGGNKFSNRIPESLLNCKNLLFLDLSSNDLGNEIPPILGRFTQLQVLVLHNNSFNGGLNSSGIFQSSNLRRLDLSFNKFSGHLPAEISSMVNLQFLDFAYNNFSGEIPSEYGNLNQLLALDLSHNRLTGSIPPSLGKLTSLLWLMLANNSLTGEIPSNLGNCSSLLWLNLANNNLYGRLPVELTKIGSNPMPTFLSNRHGKIVPGSGECLAMKRWIPADYPPFSFVYSLLTRKSCRSIWDRILKGYGLFPICSPGSKVQTLQISGYLQLTGNLFSGEIPSEIGNMKNFSMLHFADNHFNGSLPSTIDKMSLAFLNVSRNRFSGTIPMQIGNLWCLQDLDLSMNNFSGVFPTSLNMLGELSKFNVSFNPFISGVIPSTGQLSTFDKECYLGNPLLVLPPFINGSSKSHLNKEESHKTVRGTKLASFLVVIILVLVFLISGVLSILCYNFAKTSSGNTTICLLKDTKWRHDLSSCSSNSSSSPWISDAIKIIRLDKTAFTHSDILKATGNFSEDRVIGRGGYATVYKGVFPDGRVVAVKKLQSSGIEGEREFQAEMDVLSQNGVNWPHPNLVNLYGWCLDGADKLLVYEYMEGGTLEDLISDRTRLRWKTRVEIAIDIARALVFLHHECYPSIVHRDVKASNVLLDRNGKARVTDFGLARVVDAGHTHVTTTVAGTVGYVAPEYSQTWQATTKGDVYSFGVLAMELATGRRAVDGGEECLLEWARRVVGENEQQELDQSVLQELVREQGKNEGASEMGRMLCIGMKCTAETPQARPNMKEVLSMLIKIIGYEEICKDYVSIVCDV from the coding sequence GTGCAATTATCAAGGCAGATGCTTTAACACAAGAACAGGGGAGGGAACGAGAAATCCTGATGAATTTGAAGTCATTTTTGGAAGTAAAAAACAAGGTAAATAGAGGGAATTACACTAAATGGAATCAGTTCACCTCAGATCATTGTGATTGGTCTGGTGTTTCTTGTGATCCTGTTTCCGGTCAGGTCACCGGAATCGACCTCTCGTCGAGCAGCCTAAATGGGGAGATATCAGGCAATTTCTCAGGATTATCAGAGCTTAAATTTCTTGATTTATCAGGGAATACTTTAAGTATGATTCCTGATGATTTGGGTGGgtgtaaaaatcttaaaattctTAATGTGTCACATAATATGATTAGTGGGGAGCTGAATTTTACTGGGTTTAGCAGCTTAGAGGTATTGGATTTATCAATGAACAAAATCGGGGGCGAAATTCAGGTCAGTTTCCCAGCAATTTGCAGCAAATTGAGGGTGTTAAACATCTCTACTAATAACTTTACTGGGTCAATTGATGGGTGCTTTGATGGGTGCCCTAATTTGGAGTATATTGATCTTAGTGCAAATAATTTTACTGGGAAAATCTGGTCTGGTTTCTCAAAACTTAAGGGTTTTGATATTGGGGAAAATCAGTTTTCTGGGTCATTTCCTTCTTGGTATTTCAACCAAAATTGTAGCTTGGAGATTCTAGACTTGTCAGAAAACAATTTTAATGGGGAATTTCCTGATGAAATTTCCAATTGCAAAAATCTGTCTGATTTGATTTTGGGTGGTAATAATTTCACTGGGAGTGTTCCTGAAACTCTCGGGTCGATCTCGGGTCTTAAAGTATTAATCCTTGGAGGAAATAAGTTCTCAAATAGGATCCCAGAATCACTACTGAATTGCAAGAATTTGCTGTTCTTGGACTTAAGTAGTAATGATCTTGGTAATGAAATACCACCTATCTTAGGCAGATTCACTCAGCTGCAAGTTCTTGTTCTGCACAACAATTCATTCAATGGAGGGTTGAATTCATCTGGGATTTTTCAGTCATCGAATCTTCGAAGATTAGACCTCAGTTTTAACAAATTTTCGGGTCATCTTCCGGCTGAAATTTCCTCAATGGTTAACTTACAATTCCTAGACTTTGCTTATAACAACTTTTCAGGGGAAATTCCTTCTGAATATGGAAATCTTAATCAACTTTTAGCCCTTGATCTTTCTCATAATAGATTAACGGGTTCTATCCCACCGAGTTTAGGGAAATTAACCTCGCTTCTTTGGCTTATGCTTGCGAATAATTCCTTAACGGGTGAAATTCCTTCTAATTTGGGTAACTGTAGTAGCTTGTTATGGCTAAATTTAGCAAATAACAATCTGTATGGAAGACTCCCTGTTGAACTGACAAAGATTGGGAGTAATCCCATGCCTACGTTTTTGTCGAACAGACATGGGAAAATTGTTCCTGGATCCGGGGAATGTTTGGCAATGAAGAGATGGATACCTGCAGATTACCCTCCTTTTAGTTTTGTATATAGTTTGCTTACTAGGAAGAGTTGCAGAAGTATTTGGGATAGGATACTAAAAGGGTATGGTCTATTCCCGATTTGTTCTCCTGGTTCGAAAGTTCAGACACTTCAGATTTCGGGTTATCTTCAGCTAACTGGGAATCTATTTTCTGGTGAAATACCTTCTGAAATTGGTAACATGAAGAATTTTAGTATGCTGCATTTTGCTGATAATCACTTCAATGGTTCGTTGCCCTCGACTATCGATAAAATGTCGCTCGCGTTCTTAAATGTGTCGAGGAACAGATTTTCTGGTACAATTCCGATGCAAATAGGAAATCTTTGGTGTCTGCAAGATCTTGATTTGTCAATGAATAACTTCTCGGGTGTTTTTCCTACAAGCTTGAATATGTTGGGTGAATTGAGCAAGTTCAATGTTTCTTTCAATCCGTTCATATCTGGTGTTATTCCGTCAACTGGGCAACTATCGACATTTGATAAAGAGTGTTACCTTGGTAATCCTTTATTAGTCCTTCCGCCTTTTATCAATGGATCCTCGAAATCACATTTGAATAAGGAAGAGTCGCACAAGACAGTTCGAGGTACAAAACTTGCGAGTTTTTTAGTCGTCATAATTTTGGTGCTTGTTTTTTTAATCAGTGGTGTACTGTCAATCCTATGCTACAATTTTGCGAAAACTTCGTCAGGAAACACAACCATATGTCTCTTAAAAGACACGAAATGGAGGCATGATTTATCTTCTTGCTCGAGTAATTCCTCCTCGTCACCATGGATTTCAGATGCAATCAAAATCATTCGACTTGACAAAACAGCGTTCACACACTCGGACATACTAAAAGCGACAGGAAATTTCTCTGAAGATCGAGTGATCGGTAGAGGAGGATACGCGACAGTTTATAAAGGCGTATTCCCGGATGGTAGAGTAGTTGCAGTGAAGAAGCTACAAAGCAGTGGGATCGAAGGAGAACGAGAATTCCAAGCAGAAATGGATGTTCTTAGCCAAAATGGAGTTAACTGGCCCCACCCGAACCTAGTCAACCTCTACGGATGGTGCCTTGATGGTGCTGACAAATTGCTCGTGTACGAGTACATGGAAGGAGGGACCTTAGAGGATCTAATCTCAGACAGAACAAGACTAAGATGGAAAACCCGGGTTGAAATTGCAATCGATATTGCACGTGCTTTAGTCTTCCTACACCACGAGTGCTACCCTTCGATAGTCCATAGAGACGTAAAAGCAAGCAATGTGTTACTAGACAGAAATGGAAAAGCTCGAGTGACAGATTTCGGTCTAGCAAGAGTAGTAGATGCAGGACACACACATGTCACCACCACAGTGGCCGGGACAGTAGGGTATGTTGCACCCGAGTATAGTCAAACATGGCAAGCGACTACAAAAGGTGATGTTTATAGCTTCGGAGTGTTAGCCATGGAGCTTGCGACTGGTAGGAGGGCAGTAGACGGTGGTGAAGAGTGTTTGTTAGAGTGGGCTAGACGAGTTGTTGGAGAAAATGAACAGCAAGAACTTGATCAATCAGTGCTTCAGGAACTGGTAAGGGAACAAGGGAAAAACGAAGGCGCATCAGAAATGGGCCGAATGTTATGCATAGGAATGAAATGCACAGCAGAAACACCTCAGGCGCGGCCTAATATGAAGGAGGTTTTGTCGATGTTGATTAAAATTATAGGGTATGAAGAAATCTGTAAGGATTATGTGTCCATAGTTTGTGATGTATAG